Genomic window (Lynx canadensis isolate LIC74 chromosome A1, mLynCan4.pri.v2, whole genome shotgun sequence):
cactatCAATGAATCAGAACACTTGTTGGTTATGGGGGTTTATGATATTCTATAGATGTTTCCaaattattatgttttcatttatttatactatCTTCTTgctataaaaagtttttaaatttggtaTGTTTAccttttctgttgctgttttcgGGTTTCCAGGCTTGATTAAAGTTCCTCATGCACTTTGATGGCTCATGTAAAGTCTgacattttcttacaaaatttaaTCGTTTACAATTATGTCTTTAATCCAACCAGAATTAATTTTCcgaaatattataaaatacaggATTCATTTGAGTTTCTCCCCAATTGCACCAACACTATTAAAGAATTCAGCCTTTCCTCAGTGACTTGAATTATCACCTTTGTTATGTATCAAATTTTAACTTACACtgtacctatttctttttttaatgtttatttctttatttttaaaaacattttttaaatgtttatttatttttgagacagagagagagagacagagcacaagcggggaggggcagagagagagagagagagggagagagacagacagacagaatccaaagcaggctccaggctctgagctgtcagcacagagcccaacgcagggcttgaactcaccagccgtgagatcatgacctgagctgaagtcggatgcttaacccactgagccacccaggcacccctatttctttattttgagagagagagagagagagagagagagagagagagagaaagagagaaagagaaaggaacagagagaaaggagcagagagaaagggagagaataccaagcaggctctgtgctgtctgctcaGAGCACAACAgtgggttcaatcccacaaaccatgaaatcatgacctaagccaaaatcaagagttaaacatttaaccaactgagccatccaggtgcccttggatttaattttatattagcTTTATCATGTATTCCAATATTAAGTAGGCAAGTTTTTCCACACtgttgttccttttctcttttaatgccTTTCTTGTCTATTACcttatatttattcttccatacaaattttaggatccaaataaaagaaaaaatttgtatggaattaaatttacaaaataattttaggaaattttagGAAATGTGGCATTTGATGATACATTATCTATTgagaaaatcttttcatttgttccattatgtcatattttaaaaaattgccttgTTGGATTTGATTCAAGAGCATgttatttaaagtttttgaaCCTGTATAAATGAAATTACTCTATTGTTctgcttttttgtctttgtatGACTATGCTGGATTTATAAAACTATTGTGAagagtttcatatttttatatattctggaataGTTTGGTAAACATAGGAATTATCTGTAATTTGAATGTTAGAGGGAATTTAGCTGTAACTTGACCAGACTTGttgcttttttcattatttgaaaccAGTtttattataggggcgcctgggtggttaagcgtccaacattggttcagctcaggtcatgatcttaaatcatgtgagtttgagccctgtgtcagcaggctctgtgctgacagcttagagcctggagcctgcttcagattctgtgtctccctctctctgccccttccctgcttatgctgtctctcaaaaacaaacatttaaaaaaaaaaaaaaactttaaaaaacttaaaaaaaagaaaatgattttattataaaaaatttcaagtaGAGAAAATAGTATAATGAATCTATGTACCTACCACCTAGCTTTGACAATTATCACAAGACTCTTCCATTCTTGTTTCATCTatctttccacttttattttgctggaatattttaaagcaaatctcagatttcatataatttcatctGTAAGTAGTTCACCATGTATCTCTAACAGATAAGGTGTTTTCAACACAGCCACCTCATCAcacctaaaaaaaatttcctgattgtttttatttttgggacagagagagacagagcatgaacgggggaggggcagagagagggagacacagaatcggaagcaggttccaggctctgagccatcagcccagagcctgacgcggggctcgaactcacggaccgcgagatggtgacctggctgaagtcggacgcttaaccgactgcgccacccaggcgccccggtttgaATCAGAATCTAAACAACATCTAGTGCATTGCATTTTTGTTGTTCTGCCTCTTGATTCTCTCTAATTTATGAAAGTTCTTTCTTatctcctcccaccctgccctccccatgCCATTTATTTGTTGGAAAATCAGGTTGCTTGTCCTACAGTATATTATAGCTCTGGATTTGGTTGATTATTTCCTTGTAGTGTTacttcattcatttctctcttctttgtttatttgtttgtttatttttgggagactgAAAATTAGATAAAGTCTTGAATGTATTtaagttaaataacttttttgtTAAGGATTCTTCATAGATCATATGGTATACTTCATATTGCACCACGTCATGATCGCCCTTAAGGTCTGATTGTCCCGCTTATAGTGATATTGAGATTGATGATTGAATTCAGGTTAGTATCAGCCTAATCCATTCATTATACAGTTCACCATCAGCCTTTCACCTAATAGTTTTAGCAGCCATTAATAAATATTcctaattcagtgaagaaatgggcaaaagacatgaatagacacttctccaaagaagacatccagatggctaacagacacatgaaaagatgttcaacatcactgatcatcggggaaatacaaatcaaaaccatgatgagataccacctcacacctgtcagaatggctaacattatcAACTCAGgtaacagcagatgttggtgagcatCCGGAGAAAAAGGCTCTCTTTTGCACTgatggtaggaatgcaaactggtgcacccactctggaaaacagtatggaagttcctcaaaacattaaaaatagaaccaccctacaacccagcaattgcactactaggtatttatccaaaggatacaagagtgatgatttgaaggagcacatgaaCCCTAGTGTTTATAGTAGCACCACTGACAATAGCtgaagtatggaaaaagcccaaatgtccattgactgacaaatggataaagaagtgctgaatattactcagcaatcaaaaggaaagaaatcttgccacttgcaacagtgtggatggaactagggtatatcatgctcagtgaaataagtcagtcacagaaagataaatatcatatgatttcactcatatgtggaatttaagaaacagaagaacataggggggaaggagacaaaaataagataaaagcagaaagggagacaaagcataagagactcttaaaggaacaaactgagggttgctagcaGGATGTTGGgttgggagatgggctaaatgggtgatgggcattaaggagggcacttgttaggatgagctcttggtgttatatataagtgatgaatcactaaattctatccctgaaatcattattactttatatgttaactcacttgtatttaaatgttaaaaaaaaaaatctttagagcCACTGTTTTCATTAGGATTTGCAaaaatggtgggttttttttctactATTGTTTCTACCTTTGTTAGCTGAAATTCCTCAACAAAAAAGAATCTTTCCTTATCAACTATTTAGTTACACTGAAATGAAGCTCATATAGGAAAGGCAGGCTGGTCCTGCCTTCCCTAATATTTTCAATCATATTGGtatttcaggttttaaaaaactttcagtcaaaaaaaaaaaacaaactttcagtCATTTATATATTGCtagaaaaatttctaaattttcactTTATTACCGTGGAATGTGCAAACCATTCTGGTATAATTCTTTTGACTTTTATCATAGCTCCTTTTTCAAACCTAAaatggtatgtgtatatacatacatgtatgtgtgtgcatccGTGTCTGTGTATTACCTACGGGGTTTGTACATTATTTATCTTTGCAAAAACCAgcattagattttatttatccttctgaTTTTCCCTTCTATGAGTCACTTCTTAAGTGATTCCAAGTACTCACACCTGTTTCACATTTAGAGTAAGGCTAGGATGAGAGGTAGTTTCTTAAGTAATTTATAATTCCAAATTACCTTACTGTTCTATTTCTCCAGTTAACACAAATTTAATCTCTGGTGTTTCATTTTACTACACAGAGGCAAGTTAGAACTCTTCAGgaaaaaattcccattttttaCTTCTCTAGTCAACCTACAAATTTATTTgcattcttgcttcctttttttttaccatgtcccctctcaccacagTGAAAGAAGGTAATTATTCAACTAAGCACTGCATCTATCTCTCCCCCATTCCTAGAAACCTTAACTGATCAATGAATGTTTCTCAAGTGTCTTTAAATtctatcaaattattttcttccctactCTGTAAACAGGCTCAAGTGTCTCCCATCTAGGTTAAACAGACAAATATTCCCTTTTAGTTAtctccatgtcttttctttccattacAGTCAGCTCACTGAAACATAATCTATGGTTTCTACCCACACTCTATCCTCTGCCCTCATTACTTCTCCAAATCTCGTGCCAAAGTCAGCAGTGGCTTCTTCCTTGCTAAAAACCAGTGGACTCACCACAGCATCTGATGCTCTTGACCTCCTTGAAGTACTTTACTTTCTTGACTCAGATCGTCCCCCCTCCACCTTCTCCTGATTCTTTTACTCCTTTGACTATTCATTCTTATTCTTCTctgcagtttcctttttctttctgaaacagaGAAGACCGTCAATGTCAAACTTCCcactgttttcattctcttttccctcttacCCTGGAAGAAAATAGCATCAATTAATGTTCACAGGGCAATAGCTTCTGGAGCTGAACTCTGGTCCAAAAGACTTTATTCCCATAAAATCTTCTGTGTCCACACTGGACTTGCCTAAATATCGTATTGGCACAACAAAGGCAAAGTGTCAAAATCTAAACTCATACTTTTTCTTCAGAACTTGTTTTTCCTCCACTACTTCCCTTTTGATGCATAGTACTGCTACCTATCCAATTATTTAAGGCAGAAATTTGGCTTAAAATGATAGCATGAGACAGTGTGACTGCAAAACAGAAAAGCCATTGAATAAAAGATGATTTATCATATGTTTAAGGATAATCTCATAAAAggcaattacatatatatatattttaagtttatttatcttgagaaagagagggcacatgagaggggtagggacagagatagagggagagagagagaatctcaatcaggctctgtgctgtcagcatggagtctgacttggggctcaatcccacaaaccacaagatcatgacctgagctgaaatcaaggcttggatgctcaacctactaagccacccaggcatctatttttttttaatttaactttattttttattttttaaaatttacatccaaattagttagtatatagtgaagcaatgatttcagtagattccttactgccccttacccatttagcccatccccccttccacaacccctccagcaaccctcagtttgttctccatatttatgagtctcttttgttttgtccctctccctgtttttatattatttttgcttcccttcctttcatctgttttgtctcttaaagtcctcatatgagtgaagtcatatgatttttgtctttctctaatttcacttagcatactaccctccaattctatccacatagttgcaaatggcaagatttcattctttttgattgccgagtaatactccagtgtatatatataccacattttctttatccattcatccatcgatggacatttgggctctttccatactttggctattgttgatagtgctgctacgaacatgggggtgcacgtgtcccttcaaaacagcacacctgtatcccgtggataaatgcctagtagtgcaattgctgggttgtagggtagttctacatactgttttccagagtggctgcaccggcttgcattgccaccaacaatgcaaaagagatcctttctccgcatccttgccaacaactgttgttgcctgaattgttactgttagccattctgacaggtgtaaggtggtatctcattgtggttttgatttgtatttccctgatgatgagtgatgtggagcattttttcatgtgtcggttcgccatctggatgtcttctttggagaagtgtctattcatggattttgcccatttcttcactggattatttgttttttgggtgttgagtttgataagttctttatagattttggatactaaccctttatctgatgtgtcatttgcaaatatcttttcccattctgtcagttgccttttagttttgctgattgttttcttcactgtgccaaagctttttatgttgataaggtcccagtagttcatttttgcttttgtttcccttgcctccagagacatgttgagtaagaagttgctgtggccaagatcaaagaggtttttgcctgctttctcctcgaggattgtgatggcttcctgtcttacattgaggtctttcatccactttgagtttattcttgtgtatggtgtaagaaagtggtccaggttgatttttctgcatgtcagtgtccagttctcccagcaccgcttgctgaagagactgtctttattccattggatattctttcctgctttgtccaagattagttgcccatacgtttgtgggtccatttctgggttctctattctattccatcgaTCTGAGTATTTGTTCTTGTGCCATATCTATTTTTTAGGTCAGTTCTACATGGGGCTTGGACTTACGAccttaagagtcacatgctctaacaaCTGAGCGAGCCACGTGCCCCATAAAAGGCAATTATAAGAAAtttaaacaggggcacctggctggctcagttggtagagcaagcAGCTCTtgagtcatgaattcaagccccatgttgagtgcaCAGATtacttacaaagaaaagaaaaaacaaccagaCCTCAAAGGAAACTCAGTCTCCCAAGCTCATCTGAATAGCTTTTCTTGACTTTTATCTATTTCCTCCTTCCATGACTAGATTTTTCTGCTAATCTATGGCTTACTAATGCCACCGCAACTCTAACCCAGTGTGACCTTCCAGGCTAAGTCCACAGCAACATTTGTCTGAATGCCCTGAATATCATGGTTCATAGCCAGAGAGAATCAGACTGCCTCAACTTAGCTGAGTCAAGGGGTGCAaacatgtctgttcatgtcctctaCCTTAGCTAGATCTGTAGATGGAAACAGACTCTCTTTGAAGGAGCTGTGGGAAAGCTAGACTATATGTCGAGTGTCAGTTCTtgaattttcactcttcacaaatcTTCACATCTAAGAAAGAGTGATCactagggtgcctggctggttcagtagtagagcatgcaactcctgattttaaggtcttgagttcaagctgtatgttgggtgtagagcttacttaaaaccaattaattaataaattaattaatttaaaaagagtgaaaaaataaaaaaagagtgatcAAGTTCTATCAGTTCTACCTGTCTAATATTTCACAAATCTAACCActtctcttcatttccttctctcatttaAGTCACCCTTTTCTAGATCTTTCCAATGTGTCCCTACATTCACTCTCTTTCTTCTCATCAGTCCTCTATGCTGCAGCCAGAGTGACCTTTTTAAAGTAACAATTtgaggcgcgcctgggtggcgcagtcggttaagcgtccgacttcagccaggtcacgatctcgcggtccatgagttcgagccccacgtcaggctctgggctgatggctcagagcctggagcctgtttccgattctgtgtctccctctctgcccctcccctgttcatgctctgtctctctctgtcccaaaaaaagtaaataaacgttgaaaaaaaaatttaaaaataaagtaccaatttgaggggtgcctgggtggctcagtcagtcaggcatctgactttggctcagatcataatctcacagtttgtgggttcaatccctgtgttgggctttatgctgatagctcggagcctggagcctgctttggattctgtgtcttcctctctctctgtgccttccctgctcatgctctgtttctatttctcaaaaatgaataaacgttaaaaaaatttaaaaaaataaagtaccaatTTTATAAtgtcacttttttatttaaatcttttcataGGATATGTCAAGACTGACATCTGACTTGTAGATATCTATATATCAGTTCAAACTTAATATGACTGTCTTAGTTTCCCAGGGCTTCTGTACAAAATTACCACTAATTTGAAGGGCctctgggaagatggcaggggCAGGCATGGCTGCCCTGGGCTCTTGGGTACCTCatcagaggtggggcagagaggctgTCTTCTTAGGCTTCCACCAGGGCCTCAGCACGTTACTTGCAAGGAAGTCGGAGTGGACGCCACGGTGGGTCCCAGCTTGCAGACCAAAGTCATCAGTCTCTTTTCTTAGTCGACCAGACCTTTCAAACCTGGCTTGTAAGAAGCTAAAAGGCAAAAGTCCGGGAATTATCTTCATCCCTGGCTATATTTCTAACATGAATGGTACAAAAGCTTTGGCGATTGGAGAGTTTTGCAAATCTCTAGGTCATGCCTATATAAGGTTTGATTACTCAGGAGTTGGAAATTCGGATGGTAACTTACAAGAATGCACagtgggaaaatggagaaaagatgttCTTTCTATAATTGATGACTTAGCTGAAGGACCACAGATACTTGTTGGATCTAGCCTTGGTCGATGGCTTATGCTTCATGCTGCAATCACAAGGCCACAAAAGGTCATTGCTCTTGTTGGTATAGCTACAGCTGTAGATGACCTAGTGACACAGTTTAATCAGCTCCCTGTTGAGgtgaaaaaggaaatagagatgAAAGGTGTGTGGACCATGCCAtcaaaatacagtgaaaaaggAGTTTTTGACATTCAGTACAGTTTCATTAAAGAAGCTGAACACCACTGCTTGTTACATAGCCCTATTCCTGTGAACTGCCCTGTACGATTGCTCCACGGCATGAAAGATGACATCATACCTTGGCATACATCCATACAGGTTGCCGACCGAGTAGTCAGCAAAGATGTAGATGTCATCCTCCGAAAACACAGTGATCACAGAATGAAGGAATAATCGGACATTCAACTTCTTGTTTACACTATTGATGACTTAATTGATAAGCTTTCAACTGTAGTTAACTAGAATCACATTTTTAGTTGGTGTATCAACTAATGGATCCAGAAAATTGGAAGAAGGACAACAAATGAAAGACCCTGATACTTGGGTTTTTTCCTCTTATCTctctattttgtaaatataacATGAGTATTTATTTAACTATGTATAATATAAGTGATACAAATTGTGACGGAAGTATAAGCTGCCATCTggaaaattttcttccttctatccttGATTTCTTTGaattgaagtagagttgacacagtgttataatagtttcaggGATACAACATAGTGGTTGGACagctctatatgttatgctatgctcaccacagaTGTAGCTGCCACCTGTCACCATGCAGCACTATTAGAGTGCCACAGACTATTCCTTCTGCTGTACCTTTTGTCCCGTGACCTACTCATTCTGTACCTGGAAACCTGTGTCTCCCagtccctttcacctatttttttcccatccccccaccctctcccctctgacagccaccagtttgttctctgcatttatgggtctgtttctgctttgtttgttgtttgttttgctttttaggttccacatataagtgcaaTAATACCGTATTGTCTTTCTTACTTACTTgccttacttacttacttacttacttacttacttgtcTAACTTACTTCACTTGACCtagtaccctctaggtctatccatgttgtgtgttaatttttttttttttattaaaagatttccTACTTTTTCATTCAAGATAATTTATTTGCTAAATGCTTATGTTAACCAGGGAAGCTCTTAACTGTGTTCTCTTCTACTTAGAATTGTTAATAAAGCTTGaattttttgtcctttgtttGTCATCGGTCATATATGGAAATTTGTAAAAttgcttctgattttaaaatgctatcCACAAAATACAGGACAATGTTTATTGAAGTAAATCTTAAATGATTGGAAAAAATGTCTGAGGCATAAATAAAGTTCAAAACGTCAGAatatgactattaaaaaaattaccacaaatttggtggcttaaaacaacagaagtttacttttcacagttctggaggcttgaagtccAAAAGCAAGATGTTAGCAGgaccatgctccctctgaaatctctagggaagaatccttccttacTTTTTTCTAGAATCTGGTGACTCCTGGCAATCTCTGACATTCCTTGGCTTGAACTGCATCACTCCAAACTTTGCCTCCATCTTCTCATGGCctccttttcatgtgtctctctGAGTCCCCCCCTTCTTATAATGAAAACTGTCACGGGATTTAGAACCTACCCTATATCCAGGATGATTCCATCTCTTAAGATCCttaacatctgcaaagacccaGCATTCTGAGATTCCAGGTTGACATGAATTCCAGGGAACTATTACTTAACTCATCACAATTGCCTACAGGCCTTTTATGATACGGTATCTACTTACCTCTCTAGCCTCATCTCTTACCACTCTCCATCTCTCATTCAAATCTTCAATCATACTAAAACCCCTTGCAATTCTGGGACCACAGGATGTTCCTTCTCCCTTCTGCAAAAAGATCTTTGCATTTCCTGCCCATCTCTGTCTGGAATGTCCTTGCTATCTCCCTTTGCCTGACTCTTACTATTTTTCAGATTCAGTTGCTCTAGGAAGTTTTCCTAAATCTCACCCCTCATTTCCATTTGCTCCCCTCACCCTAGATTTACCTCAATCATAGCATGTTTTGCactatttcatcattttaattgCTGAGTCACTTCTATAGAtctctttccccatttctttgcCAGTCAAATAATCAGTAAGGGACCaaacatttcttgttttgttttctttttaaattttttttaatggctatttatttctgagagagagagagaaagagagagagacagagcgtgagtggaggaggggcagagagagagggagacacagaatccaaagtaagctccaggcacagagcctgacacggggctcaaactcatgaaccatgagatcttgacctgagacaaagtcagatggtcaaccaactgagccacccaggtgcccctcttgttttgttttcatttgtagtATTCTCAGAGCCTAACACAGCGCCTAATAGGCACTCTACAAATGAttacagaatgaatgaatcaatcaatcaatgaaaaGCAGTTCACATATGGTAAGAATTTCCAGATGTTAAAATTGATATGCAATAGCATCCGTGGTGGTTTCTTTATTCATGTTTCTCCTTTAAAGAGAATATTAACTTCATCTGAGGAAACTGTGAGTACTCCATGAATACTGAATATCACATTAGGCAATATTAAATTACCCCATTTGGTTTTGGTGTTGCATGAGATGAAAACCCACTTTGAACTGACTGTAGCCGTATTCATTTTGATTATCCTTAGATCAAATAATGTAAGATTCTCAATTACAGCCATAAACTTGAATGATGTAAATTATCATATGAATGGGTTTGAATTCCATATTAGTATTAACTTTAAGGAAAATTATGTAGTTTTtttctaaagagaagaaaagcttcTATTGAAGTTGGAAAATGTGTATACCTGTAAgtgaaagaaccagaaaaatagccttagagaaaagagaaagttaaagTATGTAGATAGTATTGATTATCTGCAGGTAACTCACCACTCTCATTACAATAGAATTTAAATTATACAGTCACCTTGAATAAAATTAGGACAGAGAAATGTTATTAGGAAGATCacatttccttttgttaatttttggaATGAAAGGATCCCAggatttttcaatattttcctttatggttaaCAAAACATCACGGATTATGTAAGTATGTAGCAGgatctcacacttgtcagaatagctaaaatcaacaatacaagaaacaacaagtgttggtgagaatgcagagaaaaaggaaccctgtgcactgttgttgggatttcaaactggtgcagccactctggaaaacagtatggagtttcctcaaaaggttaaaaatagaactaccctacgatccagcaactgcattactgggtatttacccaaagcataCAAAAACACTTAAAGGGATACGTGCCCCCTCAACTTTAtaacaacattatttacaataggcaagatatAGAGGCAGCCCAAGTGTTgattgatggataaagaagatgtggtatatatatacaatggaatgttattcagccataaaaaagaatgaaatcttgccatttgcaaaaacatggatggagctagagagtataatactaagcaaagtaagtcagagaaagacaaataccatatgatttcactcatatgtagaatttaagaaacaaaacaaacaggggcacctgggttgttcagtcagttcagcgactcttggttttggctcaggtcatgatcttgcagtttgtgtatttgagccccgggtcaggttctgtgctgacagcgcagagcctgcttgggattctctcttcctctttctctgcccctcccctattcattctctctatctctcaaaataaataaacttacaaaatttttttaaaaagaaacaaaacaaagaagcaaataggaaaaaaaaaagagagtgaatgagacaaatcaagaaagaCTCTTAATTATAAGGAATAAACTATtctttaccagaggggaggggtggggatgggcaaaataggtgatggggattaaggagtgcacttgtggtgagcactgggtgatgtatggaattgttgaattactatattgtgcacctgaaactaatattacactgtatgt
Coding sequences:
- the LOC115518057 gene encoding mycophenolic acid acyl-glucuronide esterase, mitochondrial-like translates to MAGAGMAALGSWVPHQRWGREAVFLGFHQGLSTLLARKSEWTPRWVPACRPKSSVSFLSRPDLSNLACKKLKGKSPGIIFIPGYISNMNGTKALAIGEFCKSLGHAYIRFDYSGVGNSDGNLQECTVGKWRKDVLSIIDDLAEGPQILVGSSLGRWLMLHAAITRPQKVIALVGIATAVDDLVTQFNQLPVEVKKEIEMKGVWTMPSKYSEKGVFDIQYSFIKEAEHHCLLHSPIPVNCPVRLLHGMKDDIIPWHTSIQVADRVVSKDVDVILRKHSDHRMKE